In the Variovorax sp. S12S4 genome, one interval contains:
- a CDS encoding AMP-binding protein — MTDDAGLATPGMPRVLIEDRSSFDGGAGLDVPAVDGGMHAVSLLTSGSTGVPQPHAKRWETLVGDVAVAVERLSSLLGRPSLAGLTLVATVPVQHSYGLESSVLLAMLGGAAFESGRPFFPADVVKTLASVPRPRALVTTPFHLKTLLLSGIELPPVDLILSATAPLSPQLAAQAEQALGGVLIEIYGSTESGQVATRRTTQSEVWENFGNIRVHAEPGEGDGPERFIFSGDFLPEPTPMADVLELLDARRFRLFGRANDLIHVAGRRSSLAHLNYHLNSIAGVEDGAFWLPDEVADGVVRPVAFVVAPTLSAGEIITALRQRLEPVFVPRRVVQVKAFPREGTGKLTVRALREFALAQLAGDDSPVEFAHAVPVDHPAFAGHFPGQPLLPGALILAEVMEAVQRVPALVARLGTHPTLAAAKFLAPVRPGSMLSIELQPEAGAARGVRFDVRCDGVVAVTGRWTAAPGSA, encoded by the coding sequence TTGACGGACGACGCCGGCCTTGCCACCCCGGGCATGCCGCGCGTGCTGATCGAAGACCGCTCCAGCTTCGATGGCGGCGCCGGCCTCGATGTACCGGCCGTCGATGGCGGCATGCACGCCGTGAGCCTGCTGACCTCCGGCTCGACCGGCGTGCCCCAACCGCACGCTAAGCGATGGGAAACGCTGGTCGGCGACGTTGCGGTGGCGGTGGAGCGGCTCTCCAGCCTGCTCGGGCGGCCGTCGCTTGCCGGCCTGACGCTGGTCGCGACCGTGCCGGTGCAGCACAGCTACGGGCTCGAATCGTCCGTGTTGCTGGCCATGCTGGGCGGCGCCGCATTCGAAAGCGGACGGCCGTTTTTTCCGGCCGACGTGGTGAAAACGTTGGCTTCGGTGCCGCGTCCGCGTGCGCTGGTCACCACGCCTTTCCACCTGAAGACGCTGCTGCTTTCGGGCATCGAGCTGCCGCCTGTCGACCTGATTCTTTCGGCCACCGCGCCGCTCTCGCCGCAGCTGGCGGCCCAGGCCGAGCAGGCGCTTGGCGGCGTGCTGATCGAAATCTACGGCAGCACCGAGTCCGGCCAGGTCGCCACCCGCCGCACCACGCAAAGCGAGGTCTGGGAGAACTTCGGCAACATTCGCGTGCATGCCGAACCGGGCGAGGGCGACGGACCCGAGCGCTTTATCTTCAGCGGCGACTTCCTGCCCGAGCCCACGCCCATGGCCGACGTGCTCGAACTTCTCGATGCGCGCCGCTTCCGGTTGTTCGGCCGGGCCAACGACCTGATTCACGTGGCGGGGCGGCGCAGTTCGCTTGCGCATCTGAACTATCACCTCAACAGCATCGCCGGCGTTGAAGACGGCGCGTTCTGGCTCCCCGACGAAGTGGCCGACGGCGTGGTGCGCCCTGTGGCTTTTGTGGTGGCGCCCACGCTCTCGGCCGGCGAAATCATCACGGCGCTGCGGCAGCGGCTGGAGCCGGTGTTCGTTCCGCGACGCGTGGTGCAGGTCAAGGCTTTTCCGCGCGAAGGCACCGGCAAGCTCACCGTGCGTGCGCTGCGCGAATTCGCGCTTGCGCAGCTTGCGGGAGACGACAGCCCGGTGGAGTTTGCCCATGCGGTGCCCGTTGATCACCCGGCGTTTGCGGGCCACTTTCCCGGTCAGCCGCTACTGCCCGGGGCGCTGATACTGGCCGAGGTCATGGAAGCCGTGCAGCGGGTGCCGGCACTGGTTGCCCGCCTTGGCACGCACCCCACGCTCGCTGCTGCCAAGTTTCTGGCGCCCGTGCGGCCGGGGAGCATGCTCTCCATCGAACTGCAACCCGAGGCGGGCGCCGCGCGCGGCGTGCGTTTCGACGTGCGCTGCGACGGCGTGGTGGCTGTCACCGGCCGCTGGACCGCGGCGCCAGGCTCCGCGTGA
- a CDS encoding acyl-CoA synthetase — MKHTEAETHAVKEASQTGQRGDWARAPERSNMLALRFICMMALVFGRHITRLLLPPISLYFLLFAPTPRRHIKRYLFRAIGPRAGWIDGYRLLHAFASTVLDRVYFLRGRMDLFDVKVKGNMPLETEALQGRGAFLLGAHVGSFEALGACKHHSQHKQELRLAMLMYPDNAQRITAILNAISLPEARPHVIALGRPHSMLALRDWLDHGGLGGMLADRTLPGSEDQPAQQRGNNIVLPFLGQPASFNDGPFRLAALLRRKVFFMAGLYGGGARYDVQFDLLADFSERASDPAERERRIRAAVEAYVAHLEALCRAYPYNWFNFHDFWLEDSV; from the coding sequence ATGAAGCACACCGAAGCCGAGACGCACGCCGTGAAAGAGGCGTCGCAGACGGGACAGCGCGGCGACTGGGCGCGCGCTCCCGAGCGCAGCAACATGCTGGCCCTGCGCTTCATCTGCATGATGGCGCTGGTTTTCGGGCGCCACATCACGCGGCTGCTGCTGCCGCCGATCAGCCTGTACTTTCTCTTGTTCGCGCCTACGCCGCGCCGCCACATCAAGCGCTACCTGTTCAGGGCCATTGGCCCGCGCGCGGGGTGGATCGACGGCTATCGCCTGCTGCACGCCTTTGCCTCGACGGTGCTCGACCGCGTGTACTTCCTGCGCGGGCGCATGGATCTGTTCGACGTGAAGGTCAAGGGCAACATGCCGCTGGAGACCGAGGCGCTGCAAGGGCGGGGTGCCTTCCTGCTGGGCGCGCACGTCGGCAGCTTCGAGGCGCTGGGCGCCTGCAAGCACCACAGCCAGCACAAGCAGGAGTTGCGGCTTGCAATGCTGATGTACCCCGACAACGCGCAGCGCATCACGGCCATTCTGAACGCGATCAGCCTCCCTGAAGCGAGGCCTCACGTGATCGCGCTGGGCCGGCCGCATTCGATGCTTGCCCTGCGCGACTGGCTCGACCACGGCGGCCTTGGCGGCATGCTGGCCGACCGTACGCTGCCGGGCAGCGAGGACCAGCCCGCGCAGCAGCGCGGCAACAACATCGTGCTGCCCTTTTTGGGCCAGCCGGCCAGCTTCAACGACGGCCCGTTCCGCCTCGCGGCGCTGCTGCGGCGCAAGGTGTTCTTCATGGCCGGCCTGTACGGCGGCGGTGCGCGCTACGATGTCCAGTTCGACCTGCTGGCCGACTTCAGCGAACGCGCCTCCGACCCCGCCGAGCGGGAACGCCGCATCCGCGCGGCGGTCGAAGCCTACGTGGCGCACCTCGAAGCGCTGTGCCGCGCCTACCCCTACAACTGGTTCAATTTTCATGATTTCTGGCTCGAAGATTCGGTTTGA
- a CDS encoding sigma-70 family RNA polymerase sigma factor, whose translation MARNTMDSRTRMSDAEAALRSLFLRGLAGDAAAYREFLQKLSAHLRAFLGKRLFGWPDEVEDLVQECLLAMHNQRHTYQSDQPLTAWVHAIARYKMIDLLRAKSAREALHDPLDDDLAVFAESAIDASDARRDIGGLLQTLPERQRLPIVHVKLEGLSVAETASLTGMSESAVKVGIHRGLKALAARLRSKTP comes from the coding sequence ATGGCACGAAACACTATGGACAGCAGGACGCGAATGAGCGACGCCGAGGCGGCGTTGCGGAGCCTGTTCCTGCGGGGCCTTGCCGGCGACGCAGCGGCTTACCGCGAATTCCTGCAAAAACTCAGTGCGCACTTGCGCGCTTTTCTGGGCAAGCGCCTTTTCGGCTGGCCCGACGAAGTGGAAGATCTTGTCCAGGAATGCCTGCTCGCCATGCACAACCAGCGCCATACCTACCAGAGCGACCAGCCGCTGACGGCCTGGGTGCATGCGATTGCACGCTACAAGATGATCGACCTGCTGCGCGCCAAGTCGGCACGCGAAGCGCTGCATGATCCACTGGACGATGACCTGGCCGTGTTCGCCGAATCGGCCATCGACGCCAGCGATGCGCGCCGCGACATCGGCGGCCTGCTGCAGACCCTGCCTGAGCGCCAGCGCCTGCCCATCGTGCATGTGAAGCTCGAAGGCCTTTCGGTGGCCGAAACGGCAAGCCTCACCGGCATGTCGGAATCGGCCGTGAAGGTCGGCATTCACCGCGGCCTCAAGGCGCTCGCGGCCAGACTCAGGAGCAAGACGCCATGA
- a CDS encoding URC4/urg3 family protein, whose amino-acid sequence MSDNKEHSNKYLPVDGSGNLPDGSAGDIDPATEFAPDTSRPAGAATLLRTTGAIRERAAALLARARSGESRWFRIGGDDAADDAARAVAEVTRERYPWDTIPYHSRWRHFEAGGVDRLKQLDALLGDHIDARQRARAHIDLVLVSVLLDAGAGPNWHYTEPATGQRFTRSEGLGVASFHAFTSGLFSSDPDHPLQADAAGLRGLVTDRLGDAFQVSDVNPLVGLAGRTVLLRRLGEAMSEQPETFGDDGRPAGMFDALVAPFGAAAPPTAEITAHQILSLLLETLSRIWPSANSIDSIAVDGSDTTGGIGSSDPALALGDCWRHSAVRGPGLTNGWMPFHKLSQWLTYSLLEPFEWAGVKVRQLDALTALPEYRNGGLLIDSGVIVPKDPASLARTWKAGDEFIVEWRALTVALLDELAPRVRKMLDRTEEELPLACVLEGGTWAAGRVLAQRLRDGAPPLLIESDGTVF is encoded by the coding sequence ATGAGCGACAACAAGGAACACAGCAACAAATACCTGCCCGTGGACGGATCGGGCAACCTGCCGGACGGCAGCGCGGGCGACATCGATCCGGCGACCGAATTCGCGCCCGACACCAGCCGCCCCGCGGGCGCCGCCACCCTCTTGCGCACCACCGGTGCCATTCGCGAGCGCGCGGCCGCGCTGCTCGCTCGCGCACGCAGCGGCGAGTCGCGATGGTTTCGCATCGGCGGCGACGATGCAGCGGACGACGCGGCCCGCGCCGTGGCCGAGGTCACGCGCGAGCGCTACCCATGGGACACCATTCCGTATCACAGCCGCTGGCGCCACTTCGAGGCTGGCGGCGTCGACCGGCTGAAGCAGCTCGACGCACTGCTCGGCGACCACATCGACGCCCGCCAGCGGGCCCGCGCCCACATCGACCTGGTGCTGGTGAGCGTGCTGCTCGATGCCGGCGCCGGCCCCAACTGGCATTACACCGAGCCGGCCACGGGCCAGCGTTTCACGCGATCCGAAGGCCTGGGCGTGGCGAGCTTCCATGCCTTCACGAGCGGGCTTTTCTCGTCCGACCCGGACCATCCGCTGCAAGCCGATGCGGCCGGACTGCGCGGCCTGGTCACCGACCGGCTCGGGGATGCCTTCCAGGTGAGCGACGTCAATCCGCTGGTGGGCCTTGCCGGCCGCACCGTGCTGCTGCGCCGCCTGGGCGAAGCGATGAGCGAACAGCCCGAAACCTTCGGCGACGACGGACGGCCGGCCGGCATGTTCGACGCGCTGGTCGCTCCTTTCGGCGCTGCCGCACCGCCCACAGCAGAAATCACCGCGCACCAGATCCTGTCGCTGCTGCTCGAAACGCTCTCGCGCATCTGGCCCTCGGCCAACTCCATCGACAGCATTGCCGTCGACGGCAGCGACACCACGGGCGGCATCGGTTCGAGCGACCCGGCCCTTGCGCTTGGCGACTGCTGGCGCCACAGCGCGGTGCGCGGGCCCGGCCTCACCAACGGATGGATGCCGTTCCACAAACTCTCGCAATGGCTCACCTATTCGCTGCTCGAGCCCTTCGAGTGGGCGGGCGTGAAGGTGCGCCAGCTCGATGCACTCACCGCCCTGCCCGAATACCGCAACGGCGGCCTCCTGATCGACAGCGGCGTGATCGTGCCGAAAGACCCGGCTTCTCTTGCGCGCACCTGGAAAGCCGGAGACGAGTTCATCGTCGAATGGCGAGCACTCACCGTGGCGCTGCTCGACGAGCTGGCGCCGCGCGTGCGCAAGATGCTCGACCGCACCGAGGAGGAACTGCCGCTGGCCTGCGTGCTCGAGGGCGGCACCTGGGCGGCGGGCCGCGTGCTGGCACAGCGCTTGCGTGACGGAGCGCCACCGCTCCTGATCGAAAGCGACGGCACCGTCTTTTAG
- a CDS encoding phosphopantetheine-binding protein has product MSSTAQPPIPAVGDSPEQSPIEKELAVLLVNALNLEVAPEDIVPTDPLYGEGLGLDSIDILEVALEVSRRYGFQLRSDDERNQQIFQSLRTLATHVAQHRSAS; this is encoded by the coding sequence TTGTCATCGACTGCTCAGCCCCCCATTCCCGCCGTTGGCGATTCACCTGAACAGTCGCCGATTGAAAAAGAGTTGGCCGTCTTGCTGGTGAACGCGCTCAATCTGGAAGTTGCCCCCGAAGACATCGTGCCGACCGATCCGCTGTACGGCGAAGGCCTGGGCCTCGACTCCATCGACATTCTCGAAGTTGCACTCGAGGTGTCCCGGCGCTACGGCTTCCAGTTGCGTTCGGACGACGAGCGCAACCAACAGATCTTCCAGTCGCTGCGCACGCTCGCGACCCACGTCGCCCAGCACCGCAGCGCCTCCTGA
- a CDS encoding DUF1109 domain-containing protein has translation MKTDDLVAMLATGAAPAPRRAAGRRLALAVLAGVPLSFAILFTEYGVRRDLVQAMFWPMFWVKVLFPLCIAAAAFVAVQRLARPGVPVRRAWIGIAVPLLVVWVLAAMSWFNAPPEERMPLLMGESWRICAVSIGLMALPVFAAALVALRGLAPTRPALAGAAAGGLAGGVGAAVYALHCMELTAPFLAVWYVSGIAVPVVLGAVLGPRLLRW, from the coding sequence ATGAAAACCGATGATCTCGTGGCCATGCTGGCCACCGGTGCCGCGCCCGCGCCGCGCCGCGCCGCCGGGCGGCGCCTGGCGCTTGCCGTGCTGGCCGGCGTACCGCTGTCGTTCGCCATCCTGTTCACCGAATACGGTGTTCGCCGCGATCTGGTGCAGGCCATGTTCTGGCCGATGTTCTGGGTCAAGGTGCTGTTTCCGCTGTGCATTGCCGCGGCGGCCTTCGTGGCGGTGCAGCGCCTCGCGCGCCCGGGCGTTCCGGTGCGGCGCGCCTGGATCGGCATTGCCGTGCCGCTGCTCGTGGTGTGGGTGCTGGCGGCGATGTCGTGGTTCAACGCGCCGCCCGAAGAACGCATGCCGCTGCTCATGGGCGAGTCGTGGCGCATCTGCGCGGTCAGCATCGGGCTCATGGCGCTGCCCGTCTTCGCGGCGGCGCTGGTGGCGTTGCGGGGGCTGGCGCCCACGCGTCCGGCCTTGGCGGGCGCGGCCGCGGGCGGTCTTGCGGGCGGGGTGGGTGCCGCCGTGTACGCGCTGCACTGCATGGAGCTGACGGCACCGTTCCTCGCGGTCTGGTACGTCAGCGGCATTGCGGTGCCTGTGGTGCTGGGCGCGGTGCTGGGCCCCCGCTTGCTGCGCTGGTAA
- a CDS encoding DUF6152 family protein, producing the protein MMQRRMFVAGSLGLALPAWAHHGWSSFDQDRPLYLEGRATKVMWRNPHGELELELPENPTLPADLKQRPLPKQSTAVDGPGLLAKAQLPTRRDRKWLVELAPLTRLQAWGVEEIKPGTPVSVLGFTFTGEKGDPVLRAEYLFVGGKAYGLRSSPA; encoded by the coding sequence ATGATGCAAAGGCGCATGTTCGTTGCCGGTTCGCTGGGCCTGGCCCTTCCGGCGTGGGCTCACCACGGCTGGAGCAGTTTCGACCAGGACCGCCCGCTCTACCTGGAGGGCCGCGCAACCAAGGTCATGTGGCGCAACCCTCATGGCGAGCTGGAGCTGGAACTGCCCGAGAACCCGACCTTGCCCGCCGACCTGAAGCAGCGCCCGCTGCCCAAGCAGAGCACGGCCGTCGACGGCCCCGGGTTGCTGGCCAAGGCCCAGTTGCCCACCCGCCGCGACCGCAAGTGGCTTGTCGAGCTGGCCCCTCTCACGCGTCTTCAAGCGTGGGGCGTCGAGGAGATCAAGCCCGGCACTCCCGTCTCGGTGCTGGGCTTCACCTTCACCGGCGAAAAAGGCGATCCGGTGCTGCGCGCCGAATACCTCTTCGTCGGCGGCAAGGCCTACGGACTGCGCTCCTCGCCCGCCTGA
- a CDS encoding DUF853 domain-containing protein produces the protein MADPLLIARHDTTECALLPSLANRHGLITGATGTGKTVTLQTIAEKLSSIGVPVFMADVKGDLTGMSQKGSIGEKMAATLKERGIDLPEPAACPVTLWDVFGEQGHPVRATVSDMGPLLLGRMLDVNETQAGVLNLVFKIADDNGLLLLDLKDLRAMLQYVGENGSQFTTEYGNISAASVGAIQRGLLQIETQGGDKFFGEPMLNIADFMQTVGGKGVVNILAADKLMNSPRLYATFLLWMLSELFEQLPEIGDPDQPKLAFFFDEAHLLFNEAPKALVERIELVVRLVRSKGVGVYFVTQNPLDIPDSVLAQLGNRVQHALRAFTPRDQKAVKATATTMRQKPGLDIETAITELAVGEALVSFLDAKGRPSVTERVFVVPPGSQIGPVTPEQRQAVIANSLVAGVYEKTVDRESAYEKLKGRAESAPDAPAAKPGAKDAAESSGGSSMLNDLLFGSTGPRGGKRDGLVQTMAKSAVRTMGTSVGKEILRGVLGGIFGAKKR, from the coding sequence ATGGCCGACCCCCTCCTGATAGCACGCCACGACACCACGGAGTGCGCCCTGCTGCCCAGCCTGGCCAACCGCCACGGCCTGATCACCGGCGCCACCGGCACCGGCAAGACGGTCACCCTGCAGACCATCGCTGAAAAGCTCTCGAGCATCGGCGTTCCGGTGTTCATGGCCGACGTCAAGGGCGACCTGACCGGCATGAGCCAGAAAGGCAGCATCGGCGAGAAGATGGCGGCCACGCTGAAGGAACGCGGCATCGACCTGCCCGAACCGGCCGCCTGCCCCGTTACGCTGTGGGACGTGTTCGGTGAACAAGGCCACCCGGTACGGGCCACGGTTTCCGACATGGGCCCGCTGCTGCTGGGCCGCATGCTCGACGTGAACGAAACCCAGGCCGGCGTGCTGAACCTGGTGTTCAAGATCGCGGATGACAACGGCCTGCTGCTGCTCGACCTGAAGGACCTGCGCGCCATGCTGCAGTACGTGGGCGAGAACGGGAGCCAGTTCACCACCGAATACGGCAACATCAGCGCCGCCAGCGTGGGCGCCATCCAGCGCGGCCTGCTGCAGATCGAAACCCAGGGCGGCGACAAGTTCTTCGGCGAGCCGATGCTCAACATTGCCGACTTCATGCAAACGGTGGGCGGCAAGGGTGTGGTCAACATTCTGGCCGCGGACAAGCTCATGAACTCTCCGCGGCTGTACGCCACGTTCCTGCTCTGGATGCTGTCTGAACTGTTCGAACAGCTGCCCGAAATCGGCGACCCGGACCAACCCAAGCTGGCCTTCTTCTTCGATGAGGCCCATCTGCTGTTCAACGAAGCGCCCAAGGCGCTGGTCGAACGCATCGAGTTGGTGGTGCGGCTCGTGCGCTCCAAGGGTGTGGGCGTTTATTTCGTGACGCAGAACCCGCTCGACATTCCGGATTCGGTGCTGGCCCAGTTGGGCAACCGCGTCCAGCATGCGCTGCGCGCCTTCACCCCGCGCGACCAGAAGGCCGTGAAAGCCACGGCCACCACCATGCGCCAGAAGCCGGGCCTGGACATCGAAACCGCGATTACCGAACTTGCGGTGGGCGAGGCGCTGGTGAGTTTTCTCGACGCCAAGGGGCGCCCGAGCGTGACCGAGCGCGTGTTCGTGGTGCCGCCCGGCAGCCAGATCGGTCCCGTCACGCCCGAGCAGCGCCAGGCGGTTATTGCCAATTCGCTCGTCGCCGGTGTGTACGAAAAAACCGTCGACCGCGAATCGGCCTATGAAAAACTCAAGGGCCGCGCCGAAAGCGCACCCGATGCGCCGGCGGCCAAACCGGGCGCCAAGGATGCGGCCGAATCGTCCGGAGGCAGCAGCATGCTGAACGACCTGCTTTTCGGCAGCACGGGCCCGCGCGGCGGCAAGCGCGACGGCCTGGTGCAGACCATGGCCAAGTCGGCAGTGCGCACCATGGGCACTTCGGTCGGCAAGGAAATCCTGCGCGGCGTTCTGGGCGGCATCTTCGGGGCCAAGAAGCGCTGA
- a CDS encoding COG4648 family protein, which translates to MSRWRLALLLLVGVAYAGLSHWMMLFHPTEPWAVVVLLGPLWLAAMGFAASKLGRWGFIAAMLLGIAGFALVFLGEAGDTNRLYVFQHVAINGLLCGWFGASLRGPGLPLITQFAQRVHPLKGHMLAYTTQLTRIWTVYFALVVVSSIVVYLTLPFSAWSLLANVLTPLSVTLLFVGEHLVRYRLHPEFERTRLIDAVRAFQGTSTIDPGTGNR; encoded by the coding sequence ATGTCTCGATGGCGACTGGCGCTCCTGCTGCTGGTGGGAGTGGCCTATGCCGGCCTCTCTCACTGGATGATGCTGTTCCACCCCACCGAGCCGTGGGCGGTGGTGGTCTTGCTCGGCCCGCTCTGGCTGGCTGCCATGGGTTTTGCCGCCAGCAAGCTCGGCCGCTGGGGCTTCATTGCCGCCATGCTGCTCGGCATCGCGGGCTTCGCCTTGGTTTTCCTGGGTGAGGCGGGCGATACGAATCGGCTCTATGTGTTCCAGCATGTGGCCATCAACGGCCTCTTGTGCGGCTGGTTCGGCGCTTCGCTGCGCGGGCCCGGCCTGCCGCTGATCACCCAGTTTGCCCAGCGCGTGCATCCGCTCAAGGGCCATATGCTGGCCTACACGACGCAGCTCACCCGCATCTGGACCGTGTATTTCGCACTGGTGGTGGTGTCGTCGATCGTGGTGTACCTAACCCTGCCTTTCTCGGCCTGGTCGCTGCTCGCGAACGTGCTGACACCGCTCTCGGTGACGCTTCTTTTCGTGGGCGAGCACCTGGTGCGCTACCGGCTGCACCCCGAATTCGAGCGCACGCGGCTCATCGATGCGGTGCGCGCCTTCCAGGGTACGTCGACCATCGACCCCGGCACCGGCAACCGTTGA
- the upp gene encoding uracil phosphoribosyltransferase, whose amino-acid sequence MSNVHLVDHPLVQHKLTLMRRKDASTNSFRRLLNEISMLMAYEVTRDMPMQDIEVETPLETMQAKVIDGKKLVLVSILRAGTGILDGMLTVVPGARVGHIGLYRDPKTLTAVEYYFKMPGEMENRDVIVVDPMLATGNSAVAAVERLKELNPKSIKFVCLLTCPEGVATMQKAHPDVPIYTAAIDRELNSHGYILPGLGDAGDRIFGTK is encoded by the coding sequence ATGAGCAACGTCCATCTCGTCGACCACCCCCTCGTCCAGCACAAGCTCACGCTGATGCGCCGCAAGGACGCTTCCACCAACAGCTTTCGGCGGCTCCTGAACGAAATCAGCATGCTCATGGCCTATGAGGTCACGCGCGACATGCCGATGCAGGACATCGAAGTGGAGACCCCGCTCGAGACCATGCAGGCCAAGGTCATCGACGGCAAGAAGCTGGTGCTGGTGTCCATCCTCCGCGCGGGCACCGGCATTCTGGACGGCATGCTCACCGTGGTGCCGGGCGCGCGCGTCGGCCACATCGGCCTGTACCGCGATCCCAAGACGCTCACGGCCGTCGAGTACTACTTCAAGATGCCGGGCGAAATGGAGAACCGCGACGTGATCGTGGTCGACCCGATGCTGGCCACCGGCAACTCGGCGGTGGCTGCGGTCGAGCGCCTGAAAGAGCTGAACCCGAAATCGATCAAGTTCGTCTGCCTGCTGACCTGCCCCGAAGGCGTGGCCACCATGCAGAAGGCCCACCCCGACGTGCCGATCTACACCGCCGCAATCGACCGCGAGCTGAACAGCCACGGCTACATCCTGCCGGGCCTTGGCGACGCCGGCGACAGAATTTTCGGCACGAAGTAA
- a CDS encoding GTP cyclohydrolase II, whose product MSADSTATRSSISAPPATPGISADPAISVSPLPPLHASSSTGHIRLTSHAGGFGALPIRWGAATATERGPVVGTTTKRAHRNVIGTHSGSYSVYRALAVAAGALKREHKADLTNTAPTDVIGPYPQWSEPGRIVSLDPWGALVADVFSTELAAGYDIRPTIAITKAHVILPEVIEALQSGRLKADGHFLTTGGAAMVTKAAIEPVWYLPEVARRFGCSETDLRRTLFEETGGMYPELVTRSDLEVFLPPIGGQTLYIFGNPRDLANPEVELTARIHDECNGSDVFGSDICTCRPYLTHAIEECIQGAQRGGVGLIAYSRKEGRALGEVTKFLVYNARKRQVGGDTADQYFARTECVAGVQDMRFQELMPDVFHWLGIKKIHRLVSMSNMKFDAITGSGIEIGERVNIPDELIPADARVEMDAKMAAGYFTPGPVPTAEELKKAKGRGLSE is encoded by the coding sequence ATGTCCGCAGATAGCACAGCGACCCGTTCCTCCATCTCGGCGCCTCCCGCGACCCCTGGCATTTCCGCGGATCCGGCGATCTCCGTCTCTCCCCTTCCCCCGCTCCACGCTTCCTCGTCGACCGGCCATATCCGGCTGACCTCCCATGCCGGCGGCTTCGGTGCGCTGCCCATCCGATGGGGCGCGGCCACCGCCACCGAGCGCGGGCCGGTGGTCGGCACGACCACCAAGCGGGCGCACCGCAACGTCATCGGCACGCACAGCGGCTCCTACAGCGTCTACCGTGCGCTTGCCGTGGCGGCAGGCGCGCTCAAGCGCGAACACAAGGCCGACCTCACCAACACCGCGCCCACCGACGTGATCGGCCCCTATCCGCAGTGGAGCGAGCCGGGCCGCATCGTTTCGCTCGACCCCTGGGGCGCGCTGGTGGCCGATGTGTTTTCCACCGAGCTGGCGGCGGGCTACGACATTCGCCCGACCATTGCCATCACCAAGGCGCACGTGATCCTGCCCGAGGTGATCGAGGCGCTGCAAAGCGGCCGGCTCAAGGCCGACGGCCACTTTCTCACCACCGGCGGTGCCGCCATGGTGACCAAGGCCGCCATCGAACCCGTGTGGTACCTGCCCGAAGTGGCGCGGCGATTCGGCTGCTCAGAGACCGACCTGCGGCGCACGCTGTTCGAGGAAACCGGCGGCATGTACCCCGAGCTTGTCACTCGCTCCGACCTCGAGGTCTTCCTGCCGCCCATCGGCGGGCAGACGCTCTACATCTTCGGCAACCCGCGCGACCTGGCCAACCCGGAGGTGGAGCTCACCGCGCGCATCCACGACGAGTGCAATGGCTCCGACGTGTTCGGCTCCGACATCTGCACCTGCCGCCCCTATCTCACGCACGCCATCGAAGAATGCATCCAGGGCGCGCAGCGCGGCGGCGTGGGCCTGATCGCCTATTCGCGCAAGGAAGGCCGCGCCCTCGGCGAGGTAACCAAGTTCCTGGTCTACAACGCGCGCAAGCGCCAGGTGGGCGGCGACACGGCCGACCAGTATTTCGCACGCACCGAGTGCGTGGCCGGCGTGCAGGACATGCGCTTCCAGGAACTGATGCCGGACGTCTTCCACTGGCTCGGCATCAAGAAAATCCATCGGCTCGTGTCGATGAGCAACATGAAGTTCGACGCGATCACCGGCTCGGGCATCGAGATCGGCGAGCGCGTGAACATTCCGGACGAACTGATTCCGGCCGACGCCCGGGTCGAGATGGACGCGAAGATGGCCGCCGGCTACTTCACGCCCGGCCCGGTGCCGACCGCCGAAGAACTCAAGAAGGCCAAAGGCCGGGGATTGAGCGAATGA
- a CDS encoding outer membrane lipoprotein carrier protein LolA, with amino-acid sequence MISGSKIRFDWLCRSLLLALACCAAPAWAFDLSELMGLLSKQKSGEARFTEQRFVHGLEGPLDARGTLSFEAPDKLVRRTLSPRVETMAVEGNTLTLSRGGRNRTLTLDSMPELLGLVEAMRGTLTGDGTTLQRYFRSTVGGSASNWTLDLTPIDSRLAAQMRSIRISGRASEVLGLEMEFVGGDRSVMNITPERAGAAPVAPSAPAGAAGRTTP; translated from the coding sequence ATGATTTCTGGCTCGAAGATTCGGTTTGACTGGCTTTGCAGGAGCCTGCTGCTGGCACTGGCCTGCTGCGCCGCGCCCGCGTGGGCTTTCGACTTGTCCGAGCTGATGGGTCTTCTTTCCAAGCAGAAGAGCGGCGAGGCGCGCTTCACCGAGCAGCGCTTCGTGCACGGGCTCGAAGGCCCGCTCGATGCGCGGGGCACGCTGAGCTTCGAGGCGCCGGACAAGCTGGTGCGACGCACCTTGTCGCCGCGCGTCGAAACCATGGCGGTCGAAGGCAACACGCTCACGCTCTCGCGCGGCGGCCGCAACCGCACGCTCACGCTCGACAGCATGCCCGAGCTGCTCGGCCTGGTCGAAGCCATGCGCGGCACGCTGACCGGCGACGGCACCACGCTGCAGCGCTATTTCCGCAGCACCGTGGGCGGGTCGGCCAGCAACTGGACGCTCGACCTCACGCCCATCGACAGCCGCCTGGCGGCGCAGATGCGCAGCATCCGCATCTCGGGCCGCGCCAGCGAAGTGCTGGGCCTTGAAATGGAATTCGTCGGCGGCGACCGCTCGGTGATGAACATCACGCCCGAGCGCGCGGGCGCTGCTCCCGTGGCTCCCTCTGCGCCGGCGGGCGCTGCCGGGCGCACCACGCCGTGA